In Lactuca sativa cultivar Salinas chromosome 5, Lsat_Salinas_v11, whole genome shotgun sequence, the DNA window taaatacgtaaaatTAAAATAAGTAGACCTATCTAGAGTCTTTATTTGATATTGTtataaaattaaagataaaaTTATTATGTAcagaattataaaaataaaaaaagataaagATATTATATGACCattataaattcattatttattattgggtattaaaatgaaataaattaatgaatcaAAAAGTAATAAAGATTTGAGGGTTAAATATAATTTGGgtgtaaaataaaatattatctaaggaaaggattaaTTATATAAAACCCAAAACTCGAATACAATACAATTACATCAAGGTAATACTCTCTAACACACAAATAGACCAAAGTATGATAAGATTACCATGATAATATTCTTCAATAAACAAATAGAATATAATAATTAAGATAATAttcttcataaaacaaattaatattaaatataataagatTATGGTAAGATAATACTTCAATATCAAATAGAAATAATACAATAATAAGATAATATCATTTGTCATACGAGAAAATACAGTAAGATTAGTCTTTTTGCTAGAAATAGATTAAAGTAAGATTACAATAAGATAAAACTTCTCTTAAAGcttgtttattttattatttttttatgtgaGAATGTAAAAGAAAGGAGATGATTGAGAATGAAAAGGGTGTTCTCAAATTTTTTTAGGAGAGAGATGAAAGGGAGGAGAGGATTGGAGGTGATGATCGGTGGAGAGGGAAGAAGGAAAATTGTTAAGTCTATATCACCTCATTTTTTGGACAAATTGAGaaggaaaggaaaaaaaaatgtttttacacTTGGCCATTTGTtgtgcaatttcgtctagagatAAAAATGTTATACACAGAGATATTCCTTTCTCTCCTCTTAAACTCAAGAAGACATCCATCCCCTCATCTTTCTCCTCCCATATATTCTCCTTTCTTTCCTCTCTTTTTTCCATCCTTAATTTTTAAACTTGAGAATAACTTGTTAGTTAGAGagaatataataaaattatattaaaataatactCTGCCAAACAAAAAACTACAATAAAATTGCAGtaaaaaaacacatataataTACAATAagattataataaaataatattttctgTCAGACATAGATAATATAGTAAAATTATCGTTGAGTAATATCATCTGTCAACCAttagaatataataatattacagTAAAAGAATATTCTCTAACTTATAGAAAAAAATACCGTaagattataataaaaatataatatttgtcaAATAGGGAGAATACATGAAGATTATAATAAAATAGTGTTCTCCGTCACACAGAAAACACAATAAGACTACATTAATATAATACTATCTGTCAACTAGAAAAAATATAATAAGATTACAGTAAGAATACAGtaagattaaatataataagACTACATTAATATAATACTATCTATCAAATAGAAAGAATACAGtaagattaaataaaaaaaatagtatttGTCAAACAAAGAAGATACATGTAAAGACTCAGTCAAATAGTATTCAGATAGACAAAAAATAATAAGACTACATTAGTATAACTCTACATGACAGAGATAATGTCGTAAAATTTTAGTCAAGACCATTTGTCAAACTAAGAGAATAAAATAACATTATAGTAAGATAGATAATGTCTGTGAGAAAATGTGGTAAAATTCTATTAACATAATATTTTGTGTCTTTTCTGTTGAAAAAAAATCAATGACTTTATCATTAATGAGCAAGCGATTTTTTCAAAGATTACTAGCTAAAATCCCAGATGTGTAAAGGAGTGATGGTTTATTGTCCCTTTGATTATTTGATTAAAcaactaggtgtgaaacccgtgtattacacgggttggttcaaaaaaaaattaaacattaaagtgtaaacggaaaatattttttaatgtataacttTAAATTAAGAAAGatacatatttattgcaatttaatatatcatatttaatactttacatatataagtatatgactttaattttaaaaattggaaCAACCAAAAATTaataagtggataatatttaattcaaaaataccacaaaatgacaagtgtcaaaattaacGAAAGATTGACacgtggcaaaaaaaaccttcatttattaaggaggattacCGGTATTTTGCCATTTTCTATTAAAAAACTAATGTCAAACGGTTTATTTATAAATAAGACCAACGTGGGACTTTAAATGATATTTCCCATAAAACAATTTTCATTGTggtaaattaattataaatacgtATGTTGTTCAACATCTAAACTTTTCAAGTAGTCTTTTAACTAAAAAATTCAAATTCATCCTCCTCGCCGATTATCAATGAAATCCGACATGAATAACtcgtttttaaataaaataacaaaaattggcCCTCAGCCAATACCTAATCATACATTGAGAATTTGTACCTTATGGATTTGTTTATTGCACATCACCATACAAGTTAAAAATAACAAGAAACTATATTTTCCTTATTATAGAAAAAAATGTACTTTCTTTACAAAGAGATGAAATAACCAATCAACAAGGTAAAAACCCAACTGCATAAAAGGGGCAGTGATCAAAACTGGGGCTTAACAAAACTATCCAAACAATTTAgtatattttccaaaaataaataaatgaatatgagcatctcaactttttcaaaataaaatcccTGATCCATCAACTTTGTAAAAAAAAGTCAATATTAAAAGAACCTCAAACAAATCTGTTAGCTTAGCTAGCGGTAGCAATTGGGGTCCTTGGACTTGGAATTCCCATGTAAGAAATCCTAGGAGAGAGTCTGACCTTTGGGCTTGGTCTCGGTGACGGGATAGGCCCAAAGTTTCCTGTAACTGTCCTAGGAGATAAATTAACCTGTTCAAGGGCCCGAAACTGTAGCTCGGTTGGGTAATCCCTCACGCAACCGATTCGGGCCCCTGTTCCTGAGGCCCATTTGCACGGCATTCGGGCTGAAATGGGCCCGTTGGTTAGACCTTGAATAAAGCTTGGTGTGGTTGTACGCTCAGCATCAGTAGTTGTACATAGGATGTCTTGCGGCCTTGTACGTGGAATGACAAGGGGTTTAGGCTTCGTTTCTGGTTGGGTGACCTTAAACGAGAAGCTCATTTCATCGTCATCGACAGAACATCTCTGCATTTATAAGATAATGAGGATTAGAAAACCGAAAAATGAAACAGATTTTATGAGTACAACCCGCTAATGCATTGGTGTACAAGTTAGTGATGCATGTAGGGTAATTTGTACCTTGACATTTGTGAGATCAACATTGTTCTCCTCCAAGAAGGTTATGAAGTCTCTGAAGTTCTCTTCTGTTGGGAGGTAGTGACCACTATAAGGCCAAATAGCCTGAAAAAAACAAATGACAAATGCTTAAAAAGTTGATACCGATATGaaaaaaaatgacaaatggaaaagaCGTAAATGTCCTCATGCATTGTGGACTTGTACCTCGAGGATGCCGCCATGGGCGACTAATCTTCCGGCAGCGGTGGTGGCACCACCGGATAGAAAACTCGAATGTTGAAACAAGCCTTTCTTCTTTTGTCCAACGTACAAGTTCTTTGATGTGCTAAGAACAAAGATCCATTTAGAACCCTCGATTGTTTCCAAAAGCAAACCCGTTTGTCTATAAACTAGCTTCCCATTTTCAACTATAACTTCGTATGATTCCCTTTCCTTCTGTTGAATGTAAGGTCTTTTAGAAACATTCattgaatgaaaatgaaaaaaaaaaaaaaaaagaaagaaagaaacttACGGGGCCTAAATATGTGATACATTGTCGTTGTAAACGGACTCTCGGGCATTTTTCAAGATTTGTTTCTTTGCCATCTCCAACATCCAACCTTCATATTTCCAAAAATAGAACATCATAAGGATCTTAATAACTTCAATCATTAGGCTATGTTTGTTACACACCACACTAATGGCATTTGGTGTGTATTGGATTTAGACTAAACTAGGTGACAGAAAATGTGTAACTTTTGGTCCTATCCAAAAAGTTGAGACTTTTCTATGacttttatgatttataaaaaaaaaaaaaaaaagatgacttACCAATAGAAGAAAGGCTGGTTGCTTTCACTCTCAAACCAGATATCATAGTAAATGTGTAAATTATGGCCATATCGATGACGTGGGTCAATCTGCAGGTGGCCAATAATGAATTTTGAGTTAGAAGAAAAAACATTTCCAGAATCCTTAAAATGGCATAAAAATCATGTTTGTCACACAAATTTATCAAAAGAATCTTGAAATTTGCATTGGTATCTTTCTTTTGCGTCCATTTTCACCATAGAAACATTTCAAGAAATCTTGAAATATTGATAGAATGTGAGGAAAATACTCACAGCTTCAAGCCAATGTTGTAaggccaatttttgggctttttcaTTCTTGGATAGACCCTTTCCAACTTTAGCAGCTCTAGTCCCAGCCCGGACCCACCTTGAACTTGCAGTTTCCGGTTTCTCACCATTGAAAAACGAAACGGAGCTCCGATCCAACTTTGCAAAATCTAAAGCCTTCCACCTGCAACACATCacccaattaaaaaaaaaaaaatttaaaacacccattaaaaaaaaaagaaaaaaacaagctACGACTTTAAAGTTTAAAGTTTTGAGTCAAAAGTTTTTGAGTCAAAGTCAAACTGTAGCTGGATTTTTGTTGGAATAAATTGCGTCAAATAGCAATGTAATTTATTGTCTTTTACAAAATACATAAAACACAATAATTTTTGGGTTTTAGTTAAGAATGATTTTCCAATTACACTTACTATGACCAGTCATAGTgatataaaaaaatgttaaatctATTATAACAGGTCACAATAGCATAAAAACATTCTATGACATGCCATAATGGTAATAAAAGGGACTTTTTTTGTGTGTAAGAAAAAGTTTAGTTGCCATTTTGGAAAATGCTAATAGGAGGTTGGCCAATTTTCAActttaactaatttttttaacCACAATAGAAACAAACTTGTATTTCAAACAATATGGATTGTATGGGAGCCGAAAACTAACCATAATTCCTCAACAACAACAGCACAATCTGCTAGATTTCTTCGGGTTCGATAACTCTTGTATATTTTTTGAACTGTGGTAGCAGCTGCATTGAGTTCACTAACGGGTCGGGGTGAAAAGAATATGGTTGACCCGGGAGAACTCAACCGACCCGTTTTAAGATTCGGGTTTTTAGGTTCGGGTTTCTTAAAATCTTGAACAAGATTCTTGAAAGAAAGCGTGGTTTCTAGCATTATCTTTAAGGGTTCACGCTTCTTCAAATTGATCGATTTTTTTCTACTATGATCAACATATGAATCTTTGGGTTCATTTGACATTGTATCGGGTTCAGATTTTATGAAACAATCGGTGTTCGATTCATTATCAAGTTCATAAGGCAAGATTATGAAACTATGATGCAAGATTTCTTCCCAGGCGGATGATAATAGTGATAAGGACAAACCCATAACAAAATTCAAGATTTCTGCAGAAAAGAGATAGAAACTTGTTTAAAATTTTAAGAGATGTAatcattaaactttcaaaagatagtaattattggattattattcaAGAACACAAAGATGTCAAGTGCACATGCCAAAAGGATTGAAAATTTCACATACGCGCAACTTTTTTGTCTAAATAATGTAATAGTCTTGAAACATTATCAATAAATACACCAAGTTCAAACCCCACAAGAGGAAAACACACAGAAATATATAACAACACTATATTCTTATATTCTGCATAATAAAGTCATAATGATTGCTCCAAGTTCAAACCCCACCAGAGGAAAACAACATAACATTCTTGTTAATGGAttcaatttttaattaaaaaaacattctTGTTAATTGAttcaaattttgattaaaaaaacatGTAGCAGATTCGTAAACCTTAGTTTTGAAGAAACCCAATACGTGTTTAATCATTTTAAACCAAACCCAGAAAGGAAATTTAGAACTATAAACAATAGCATTAAGAATATTATAAGAACAGAACAAGAAATGGGCTATCTGACACTCACCTTGAATCAATATGAGCTTTATCCAAAGactttcctttaagtttcttGATTTCTGGGCTAAAATGCAAGATTTTTCAATCTCTGAATCTTCTTGAAAACGATGATGATGACCAACCTCCCTCTTTTCACTTATATATAAAAGAACCCACCGTGAATAAAGGGATATACTGTCTTGATGTCAAGTCGACATAACACGTATACGGAAGAGAAGAAACATTTACTTGTTCTTTATTCGTGTAAAAACATTTACTTATTCTTTATTGGCGTATATGCTTGACTGGAATTTAATAAATCAAGGTTTTCAAAAAAGAGGGTTTGATTTTGAGTTTATGTGAACGATAAAAGCAACCCAATAGCACGTTTTTGATATTTCAAAGGCTTAGAATGTGGAATACGCTTTATAGAGTTCATATGttgcatatagtttctccttttAGCGAGTAAATAAATGTGTACATTTATAACGACCGTGTCCGTGTGTGTAACGACTAGTCTATACTTTGGTCTTGCTAAAAATAGCAAgaaattgagagagagagagagagagagagagagagagagagagagagagagagagagagagagagagagagagagagagagagagagagagagagagagagagagagagagagagagaggtcaaAGGAAAGATGGTTGGTGATGGATGAAGTCGCAGGAATCCATGTCCCACAAATCAAGGAGGGTAAAAAAGTCATTATCACACTTTCGAATTAGTAAAACATGCTTCTAAATTGTGACATCTTGCAAAATATCATAAATGCATTTGTGTATCGTGGAGTCAAGGGTCAAGGGTCTCTACAACCGTTGTATTTACATCGTTTGGCTATTTTAATTATATCCTTATCcatatactaataaaaaaatattgtatcaTGTGTAAGTAATATAATGTGTCAGTAATATATATTAGGTAATCACTATTACAATTAATGATGTTAAAGTTTTAAATAatggattttaaattttttatagaaacatttattttttataaatatatgttaaatttgaagttataactaactttaaaattttggtatctcttaattaataatttatttaacatAATTGATTAATAACTATGATTTTTTACTATGAAAATTTCATTAATTTTGTGACCGTAGTATTATAAACTACTattttaagagaaattaaatagacTCCTACTTTTTGCTCCTACATATCTTCATACCCAATGAAAtggtgacatgtgtaacatttaatgttaatttaatgatattttagaatgctaatatgacacatgtcatcaaTTAAATGTATACGAAGATTTGTAGGATTAAAAGGtatgaggatatttaatttctcttttaataattatataaaatggcagcttattaAATTTTTTTAGTAAATGTTATTAAGAACTTAATAAAAGAACATGAACATATTTACAAACGTATATCCGTTTTTGtgatttttttacatttttttatgaACATAAACAAGCACAAATAAGCTTATTTTCATATTGAATAAACATGaagacaaaaaatatatatttatatgtttgtGTTCGTTTAATGTCCCCCTTGTCGGTTATTTTGTTAGTCTCTTGGTCATTAGAGGATCAGATCTCTTTAGCCGGATGAAATAGAATGAAGACTAAATAGAATTTATAAGTAATATAGTAAACATGaagtaaataattatattttatgatcatGTTTGATTACAGGGCTGAATTTTATGTAGTTGCACATTTTTTTAATTACTAtataataatagaaaaaaaaattaaaaattgtttCCACTACATATAGAAAAAACAAACATTGTTGATGTCATTACTGACACCACATAGAACCGTCCCGGTATGATTAGTCATTAAGATTGAAGTAAATTTTCATATGAATTGTTATAAATTTGTATGTATAATTTTTAACtcttttttataaattattttaatctctaaatattattaaaagagaaaccttataacaTCATCTAAAACAATTTGGACCGTTgattgtgttttatttataagttttacacccttaaatcaatttgcttacgtcATCTTGATTAAACAAGAAGTCAACCtgttatattaggaaattaaatgtaggaattaaatgaaaatgatacttgaattctttccaaacttacaactacaaaattggttccttattaatgtaaaccttaaatttaggctctatttccattcaaaattgctttccaaattatattatatgttgaaatctcaGAAACTAttgttttcaaatttcaaaagtttcggatatttttataaaccaatacactttcaagcatgatatcttctattttaagtttaaatgagatttcaattgattacttgctaattttcatcatattgacttgtatatatatttcaaacctttttaataatcgatttacacaaacattatgtcataattccCACGTAGCAaacaaatctctaaatattattaaaagagaaac includes these proteins:
- the LOC111892658 gene encoding IQ domain-containing protein IQM1, translated to MGLSLSLLSSAWEEILHHSFIILPYELDNESNTDCFIKSEPDTMSNEPKDSYVDHSRKKSINLKKREPLKIMLETTLSFKNLVQDFKKPEPKNPNLKTGRLSSPGSTIFFSPRPVSELNAAATTVQKIYKSYRTRRNLADCAVVVEELWWKALDFAKLDRSSVSFFNGEKPETASSRWVRAGTRAAKVGKGLSKNEKAQKLALQHWLEAIDPRHRYGHNLHIYYDIWFESESNQPFFYWLDVGDGKETNLEKCPRVRLQRQCITYLGPKERESYEVIVENGKLVYRQTGLLLETIEGSKWIFVLSTSKNLYVGQKKKGLFQHSSFLSGGATTAAGRLVAHGGILEAIWPYSGHYLPTEENFRDFITFLEENNVDLTNVKRCSVDDDEMSFSFKVTQPETKPKPLVIPRTRPQDILCTTTDAERTTTPSFIQGLTNGPISARMPCKWASGTGARIGCVRDYPTELQFRALEQVNLSPRTVTGNFGPIPSPRPSPKVRLSPRISYMGIPSPRTPIATAS